In Candidatus Deferrimicrobium sp., one genomic interval encodes:
- the nuoK gene encoding NADH-quinone oxidoreductase subunit NuoK translates to MTAPSAYLLLSAILFGIGVVGVVARKNVLIILMSVELMLNGVNVAFVAAGSYLGDTAGGIFAFMVMTVAAAEAAVGLALLIALYRLKETVDITELKVLKW, encoded by the coding sequence ATGACCGCTCCGTCGGCATACCTGCTCCTCTCGGCGATCCTGTTCGGGATCGGCGTTGTGGGGGTGGTGGCGCGAAAAAACGTGCTGATCATCCTGATGAGCGTCGAGCTGATGCTGAACGGCGTGAACGTGGCGTTCGTCGCGGCCGGCTCGTACCTGGGCGACACCGCAGGCGGGATCTTCGCCTTCATGGTGATGACCGTGGCGGCCGCCGAGGCAGCGGTGGGGCTCGCGCTGCTGATCGCCCTGTACCGGCTGAAGGAAACGGTCGACATCACGGAACTCAAGGTCCTCAAATGGTGA